One window of the Triticum dicoccoides isolate Atlit2015 ecotype Zavitan chromosome 3B, WEW_v2.0, whole genome shotgun sequence genome contains the following:
- the LOC119275145 gene encoding probable choline kinase 2 has translation MAAAADSGPELRRSSSIDRIPAEARRILHRLAGELWGADVDPAALVVYQLQGALTNEVFRITWPGGEGDPRKVLVRIYGQGVEVFFDRADEVRTFECMSRHGQGPRLLGRFPQGRVEEFINARTLSAPDLRDPEISGLIARKLREFHELDMPGPKDISLWQRLRRWLEEARSRCSTEEARELRLETLGDEIAELENVLSGVDQRVVFCHNDLQYGNIMIYEETRQVTLIDYEYASFNPVAFDIANHFCEMAADYHSDTPHVMDFTKYPDVDEQRRFLEAYLSSSGENPSDVEVETLLGLIAKYSLTSHLFWGLWGIVSAHVNKNIDFEYKEYARHRLDQYWDTKPRILQACNPTS, from the exons atggccgccgccgccgactccgggcccgagctgcggcggagCTCCAGCATCGACCGCATCCCGGCGGAGGCGCGCCGCATCCTGCACCGCCTCGCCGGCGAGCTCTGGGGCGCCGACGTCGACCCCGCCGCGCTCGTCGTGTACCAGCTCCAGGGCGCCCTCACCAACGAGGTCTTCCGCATCACCTGGCCCGGCGGCGAGGGCGACCCGCGCAAGGTGCTCGTGCGCATCTACGGCCAGGGCGTCGAGGTCTTCTTCGACCGCGCCGACGAGGTCCGCACCTTCGAGTGCATGTCCCGCCACGGCCAGGGCCCCCGCCTCCTCGGCCGCTTCCCCCAGGGCCGCGTCGAGGAGTTCATCAACGCCAGG ACGCTCTCGGCGCCGGATCTGCGCGACCCGGAGATTTCCGGCCTGATTGCCAGGAAGCTGCGGGAGTTTCACGAGCTCGACATGCCTGGACCCAAGGACATCTCGCTCTGGCAGAGGCTGAG GCGGTGGCTTGAGGAAGCTCGCAGCAGGTGCTCGACTGAGGAGGCTAGGGAATTGCGGTTGGAGACGCTCGGCGATGAGATTGCGGAGCTGGAGAATGTATTGTCCGGGGTCGATCAGAGAGTAGTGTTTTGCCATAATGATTTGCAGTATGGGAACATTATGATATATGAAGAGACCAGACAAGTGACCTTAATT GACTATGAATACGCCAGTTTTAACCCTGTTGCGTTTGACATTGCGAATCACTTCTGCGAGATGGCTGCTGATTATCATAGTGATACACCGCACGTGATGGACTTTACAAAATATCCTG ACGTGGATGAACAGAGGAGATTTCTTGAGGCTTACCTTAGTTCTTCAG GAGAAAACCCATCCGATGTAGAAGTCGAAACATTGCTTGGCTTGATTGCAAAGTACAGTCTCACAAGCCATCTCTTCTGGGGTCTCTGGGGAATAGTCTCG GCGCATGTGAACAAGAACATCGACTTCG